A DNA window from Rhizobium jaguaris contains the following coding sequences:
- a CDS encoding LysR family transcriptional regulator, with the protein MKNATWDSYQLFLDVARGGGLTGAASSSGLSPATIGRRMLELESQVGRSLFQRSQTGYALTGDGQELFDQLLEMEAAARKVDSWQRDTQGAAIVRIAAGTWVGWLLSQNMPSICSERDGFRIDLHLAERRASLAHRESDIGIRAFEPEEINLAAIRTGDVAYAAYQARNMRFAGPRRWIAVAEEEAISAYLRWPHQKEREAIAVTVNRPRSLHDLVLAGAGVAVLPCFVGDLEPRLERVGEEVASLRHGQWIVMNDADRHRREIRTVVDRMTRLLKSHADLFAGNRPTYI; encoded by the coding sequence ATGAAAAATGCGACCTGGGATTCCTATCAGCTTTTCCTCGACGTCGCCCGTGGCGGCGGGCTGACGGGTGCTGCATCTTCGAGCGGTTTGAGCCCGGCAACGATCGGTCGGCGCATGCTGGAACTGGAGAGCCAAGTCGGGCGTTCGCTCTTTCAGCGCAGCCAGACAGGTTACGCGCTGACCGGCGACGGCCAGGAACTGTTCGATCAACTGCTGGAGATGGAAGCGGCCGCGCGCAAGGTCGATAGCTGGCAGCGCGATACTCAGGGCGCGGCCATCGTCCGGATCGCGGCCGGCACCTGGGTCGGCTGGCTGCTCAGCCAGAACATGCCGTCGATCTGCTCCGAGCGAGATGGCTTCCGCATCGATCTCCATCTCGCCGAACGCCGTGCCAGCCTCGCCCATCGCGAAAGCGACATCGGCATCCGCGCCTTTGAACCAGAAGAGATCAATCTGGCAGCCATCAGAACCGGCGATGTTGCCTATGCCGCCTATCAGGCGCGCAACATGCGCTTTGCCGGACCGAGACGCTGGATCGCCGTGGCGGAAGAGGAGGCGATTTCCGCCTATCTGCGCTGGCCGCATCAGAAGGAGCGCGAGGCGATCGCGGTGACGGTCAACCGGCCGCGCTCCCTCCACGATCTCGTGCTGGCGGGAGCGGGCGTCGCCGTTCTTCCTTGCTTCGTCGGCGATCTGGAACCTCGGCTGGAGCGGGTCGGCGAGGAGGTCGCGTCTCTGCGGCACGGGCAATGGATCGTCATGAACGACGCCGACCGCCACCGCCGCGAAATCCGTACCGTGGTCGATCGCATGACGCGCCTGCTGAAGAGTCATGCCGACCTCTTCGCCGGCAACCGCCCCACCTACATATGA